The following coding sequences are from one Helicoverpa armigera isolate CAAS_96S chromosome 2, ASM3070526v1, whole genome shotgun sequence window:
- the LOC110376129 gene encoding dynein intermediate chain 3, ciliary codes for MASYVKWTYEYTKLRRNFGKQPLFQMVPARMLDSISPNKDDQKQYILRNPVHREVQATSSASENETNTALIIRHDQMIDHSEGGWPREVNPYNEDHVQRHRRRIMHEDNYIKSVQNLSNSLFHYVDQNNAIEMYETYYATMAEQDPVEKCSVRIANVFRDEHQRPVACVKWTNEKNAKLAVAYCVKTCVLEPKLNLVTECYIWDVHRQTEPVYVLQPDYPCWQLACSPSTPELLICGLEKGIVSVFDVRVGKNAVSSTSVYNSHREGITSILYIQSRTYSEFFTGSSDGECLWWDLRNLKQPQERLPISVRFAPNEVPNLNNAEGVSTLEFDKGLPTKFLCGTETGLVINANRMGRTHSDILSSFWYAHDGSVQTVERSPCTFRMFLTCGDYTVKIWSEEVRTAPIIVTRPYRNLVYDAAWAPLRFSSYMSICGAGKFYYWDLLRKHKEPVLTLQVSKSGLTKITPHSKGKSVAIGDCNGALYLLQLSENMAIPGNRDKLLMGQIYERETRREHILDNRLKEIRLKARAEEEAALNEPPEDVVDEEEVDHETEDEYFRIVNEELKLMDIMPDQTE; via the coding sequence atggCTTCCTACGTAAAGTGGACCTATGAGTACACCAAGCTTCGGCGAAACTTTGGAAAACAACCACTTTTCCAAATGGTACCAGCCCGCATGTTAGACTCTATAAGTCCTAACAAGGATGATCAAAAGCAATACATTCTGCGGAACCCCGTGCACCGCGAAGTTCAGGCAACGAGCTCTGCTTCAGAAAACGAAACTAACACTGCACTAATAATAAGACATGATCAAATGATCGACCACTCTGAAGGCGGCTGGCCACGGGAAGTCAACCCTTACAACGAGGATCATGTTCAACGCCATCGTCGCAGAATTATGCACGAAGACAATTATATCAAATCCGTGCAAAATTtgtcaaattctttatttcactACGTAGACCAAAACAATGCCATTGAAATGTATGAAACATATTATGCTACAATGGCCGAGCAAGATCCTGTTGAAAAGTGTAGTGTCCGAATTGCAAATGTCTTCCGTGATGAACATCAGAGACCAGTAGCATGTGTTAAATGGACTAATGAAAAAAACGCTAAACTGGCAGTTGCGTACTGCGTCAAAACATGTGTGCTGGAACCAAAACTAAACCTGGTAACCGAATGTTATATATGGGATGTGCACAGACAAACAGAACCAGTGTACGTATTACAACCTGATTACCCGTGTTGGCAACTAGCGTGTTCACCCTCAACTCCTGAATTGTTGATATGCGGACTTGAAAAAGGTATTGTTAGTGTATTTGATGTGCGTGTCGGCAAAAACGCTGTGTCATCGACTTCTGTATATAATTCCCATCGCGAAGGAATAACATCAATACTTTACATTCAGTCTCGCACATACTCTGAATTCTTTACTGGGTCTTCGGATGGAGAATGTTTGTGGTGGGATTTGCGAAACCTTAAACAGCCTCAAGAGCGGTTACCAATCTCAGTGAGGTTTGCACCGAATGAAGTTCCAAATTTAAATAATGCTGAAGGGGTTAGTACTTTGGAGTTTGATAAAGGCTTGCCTACTAAGTTTCTCTGTGGAACGGAGACTGGATTAGTAATTAACGCCAATCGCATGGGAAGAACTCATTCTGACATTTTATCTTCGTTTTGGTATGCTCACGATGGATCAGTACAAACAGTGGAAAGGAGTCCTTGTACCTTTAGAATGTTTCTTACGTGTGGTGATTACACTGTTAAAATATGGAGTGAAGAAGTTCGTACCGCACCCATCATTGTAACAAGGCCGTATAGGAATCTCGTCTATGATGCTGCTTGGGCTCCTTTGAGGTTCTCCTCGTACATGTCGATATGTGGAGCGGGAAAGTTCTATTATTGGGACTTACTGCGTAAACACAAGGAGCCAGTCTTGACTCTGCAAGTATCAAAGTCTGGACTTACAAAAATTACTCCACATTCAAAAGGCAAATCAGTCGCTATTGGTGACTGTAATGGAGCATTGTATCTGTTGCAATTATCTGAAAATATGGCTATACCGGGAAATCGTGACAAGTTACTGATGGGGCAAATTTACGAGCGTGAGACTAGACGAGAACATATCTTAGACAATCGTCTCAAAGAAATTCGTTTGAAAGCACGCGCTGAGGAAGAAGCAGCTTTAAATGAACCACCAGAAGACGTAGTTGACGAAGAAGAGGTAGACCATGAAACCGAAGATGAGTATTTTAGAATAGTTAATGAAGAATTGAAACTAATGGACATTATGCCTGACCAAACTGAATAA